Proteins encoded by one window of Ovis canadensis isolate MfBH-ARS-UI-01 breed Bighorn chromosome 14, ARS-UI_OviCan_v2, whole genome shotgun sequence:
- the LRP3 gene encoding low-density lipoprotein receptor-related protein 3 isoform X1 gives MEKRAAAGPEGAPGARAQLAVVCLVNIVLTGRFSSAVPALGEASASQPPLLTAACSGQLERHTARRGVIYSPAWPLNYPPGTNCSWYIQGDRGDMITISFRNFDVEESHQCSLDWLMLGPAAPPRQEAFRLCGSAIPPAFISARDHVWIFFHSDTSSSGQAQGFRLSYIRGKLGQVSCQADEFRCDNGKCLPGPWQCNTVDECGDGSDEGNCSAPASEPPGSLCPGGTFPCSGARSTRCLPAERRCDGTQDCGDGSDEAGCPDLACGRRLGSFYGSFASPDLFGAARGPSDLHCTWLVDTQDPRRVLLQLELRLGYDDYVQVYEGLGERGDRLLQTLSYRSNHRPVSLEAAQGRLTVAYHARARSAGHGFNATYQVKGYCLPWEQPCGSSREGDAEDPGEQGCFSEPQRCDGWWHCASGRDEQGCPACPPDQYPCEGGSGLCYTPADRCNNQKSCPDGADEKNCFSCQPGTFHCGTNLCIFETWRCDGQEDCQDGSDEHGCLAAVPRKVITAALIGSLVCGLLLVIALGCAFKLYSLRTQEYRAFETQMTRLEAEFVRREAPPSYGQLIAQGLIPPVEDFPVYSASQASVLQNLRTAMRRQMRRHASRRGPSRRRLGRLWNRLFHRPRAPRGQIPLLTAARTSQTVLGDGLLQPAPGAARDPPAPLTDTSSPGAAGEGPPGAPSHALEVGPSVPPASGLRDPLESRPADKDRKAGRDPLVASPAPVDVPQESCSGQDPHPLALTAGSTLGPHPSEPLGVCRSPPPPCSPTLEASDDEALLVC, from the exons ATGGAGAAGCGGGCAGCCGCGGGGCCGGAGGGGGCGCCGGGCGCCCGGGCGCAGCTCGCTGTCGTCTGCCTGG TGAACATTGTTCTCACCGGGCGGTTCAGCAGCGCCGTTCCTGCCTTAG GTGAAGCCAGCGCCTCTCAGCCTCCTCTCCTGACAGCCGCCTGCAGCGGGCAGCTGGAGCGGCACACTGCACGCCGCGGCGTCATCTAcagcccagcctggcccctcAACTACCCGCCGGGCACCAACTGCAGCTGGTACATACAGGGCGACCGCGGGGACATGATCACCATCAG CTTCCGCAACTTTGACGTGGAGGAGTCCCACCAGTGCTCCCTGGACTGGCTCATGCTGggccccgcggccccgccccgccaGGAGGCCTTCCGGCTCTGCGGCTCTGCCATCCCGCCTGCCTTCATCTCTGCCCGGGACCATGTCTGGATCTTCTTCCACTCCGACACCTCCAGCTCTGGCCAGGCCCAGGGCTTCCGTCTCTCCTACATCCGAG GGAAGCTGGGCCAGGTGTCCTGCCAGGCTGACGAGTTCCGCTGTGACAACGGCAAGTGCCTGCCGGGCCCTTGGCAGTGCAACACCGTGGACGAGTGTGGCGACGGCTCGGATGAGGGCAACTGCTCGGCTCCCGCCTCGGAGCCGCCAGGCAGCCTGTGCCCCGGGGGCACCTTCCCCTGCAGCGGGGCGCGCTCCACGCGCTGCCTGCCCGCCGAGCGGCGCTGCGACGGCACTCAGGACTGCGGCGACGGCTCCGATGAGGCTGGCTGCCCCGACCTGGCCTGCGGCCGGCGGCTGGGCAGCTTCTACGGCTCCTTTGCTTCCCCAGACCTGTTCGGCGCGGCCCGCGGGCCCTCGGACCTTCACTGCACGTGGCTGGTGGACACGCAGGACCCGCGGCGCGTGCTGCTGCAGCTGGAGCTGCGGCTAGGCTACGACGACTACGTGCAGGTGTACGAGGGCCTGGGCGAGCGCGGGGACCGCCTGCTGCAGACGCTATCCTACCGCAGCAACCACCGGCCGGTGAGCCTGGAGGCCGCCCAGGGCCGCCTCACTGTGGCCTACCACGCCCGCGCCCGCAGCGCCGGCCACGGCTTCAATGCCACCTACCAAGTGAAGGGCTACTGCCTCCCGTGGGAGCAGCCGTGCGGGAGCAGCCGCGAGGGCGACGCGGAGGACCCAGGCGAGCAAGGCTGCTTCTCGGAGCCACAGCGCTGCGACGGCTGGTGGCACTGTGCCAGCGGCCGGGACGAGCAGGGCTGCCCCGCCTGCCCCCCGGACCAGTACCCCTGCGAGGGGGGCAGCGGCCTGTGCTACACACCCGCCGACCGCTGCAACAACCAGAAGAGCTGCCCCGACGGCGCGGACGAGAAGAACTGCTTCTCCTGCCAGCCAGGCACCTTCCACTGCGGCACCAACCTGTGCATCTTCGAGACGTGGCGCTGTGACGGCCAGGAGGACTGCCAGGACGGCAGCGACGAGCACGGCTGCCTGGCGGCCGTGCCCCGCAAGGTCATCACCGCCGCGCTCATCGGCAGCCTGGTCTGCGGGCTGCTGCTCGTCATCGCCCTGGGCTGTGCCTTCAAGCTCTACTCCCTGCGCACGCAGGAGTACAG GGCCTTTGAGACCCAGATGACACGCCTGGAGGCTGAGTTTGTGCGGCGGGAGGCACCCCCGTCATACGGGCAGCTCATCGCACAGGGCCTCATTCCACCCGTCGAGGACTTTCCCGTCTACAGTGCATCCCAG GCCTCGGTGCTACAGAACCTGCGCACGGCCATGCGGCGACAGATGCGCAGACACGCCTCCCGCCGCGGGCCCTCCCGCCGCCGCCTCGGCCGCCTCTGGAACCGGCTGTTTCACCGGCCACGGGCGCCGCGCGGGCAGATCCCGCTGCTGACGGCGGCGCGCACCTCCCAGACGGTGCTGGGTGACGGGCTCCTCCAACCGGCACCGGGGGCTGCCCGGGACCCCCCGGCACCCCTCACGGACACAAGCAGCCCGGGGGCAGCAGGGGAGGGGCCCCCTGGCGCCCCCAGCCACGCCTTGGAGGTGGGACCTTCTGTGCCACCCGCCTCCGGCCTTCGGGACCCCTTGGAGTCCAGGCCGGCTGACAAGGACAGAAAGGCTGGCAGGGACCCTCTGGTGGCCAGCCCAGCCCCTGTGGACGTGCCTCAGGAGTCCTGCTCCGGCCAGGACCCTCACCCCCTGGCCCTCACTGCCGGTAGCACCCTCGGCCCCCACCCATCAGAGCCACTGGGTGTCTGCAGGAGCCCCCCGCCACCCTGCTCCCCAACGTTGGAGGCCAGTGACGATGAGGCCCTGCTGGTCTGCTGA
- the LRP3 gene encoding low-density lipoprotein receptor-related protein 3 isoform X3, whose translation MEKRAAAGPEGAPGARAQLAVVCLVNIVLTGRFSSAVPALGEASASQPPLLTAACSGQLERHTARRGVIYSPAWPLNYPPGTNCSWYIQGDRGDMITISFRNFDVEESHQCSLDWLMLGPAAPPRQEAFRLCGSAIPPAFISARDHVWIFFHSDTSSSGQAQGFRLSYIRGKLGQVSCQADEFRCDNGKCLPGPWQCNTVDECGDGSDEGNCSAPASEPPGSLCPGGTFPCSGARSTRCLPAERRCDGTQDCGDGSDEAGCPDLACGRRLGSFYGSFASPDLFGAARGPSDLHCTWLVDTQDPRRVLLQLELRLGYDDYVQVYEGLGERGDRLLQTLSYRSNHRPVSLEAAQGRLTVAYHARARSAGHGFNATYQVKGYCLPWEQPCGSSREGDAEDPGEQGCFSEPQRCDGWWHCASGRDEQGCPACPPDQYPCEGGSGLCYTPADRCNNQKSCPDGADEKNCFSCQPGTFHCGTNLCIFETWRCDGQEDCQDGSDEHGCLAAVPRKVITAALIGSLVCGLLLVIALGCAFKLYSLRTQEYRAFETQMTRLEAEFVRREAPPSYGQLIAQGLIPPVEDFPVYSASQPPPHPPGLGATEPAHGHAATDAQTRLPPRALPPPPRPPLEPAVSPATGAARADPAADGGAHLPDGAG comes from the exons ATGGAGAAGCGGGCAGCCGCGGGGCCGGAGGGGGCGCCGGGCGCCCGGGCGCAGCTCGCTGTCGTCTGCCTGG TGAACATTGTTCTCACCGGGCGGTTCAGCAGCGCCGTTCCTGCCTTAG GTGAAGCCAGCGCCTCTCAGCCTCCTCTCCTGACAGCCGCCTGCAGCGGGCAGCTGGAGCGGCACACTGCACGCCGCGGCGTCATCTAcagcccagcctggcccctcAACTACCCGCCGGGCACCAACTGCAGCTGGTACATACAGGGCGACCGCGGGGACATGATCACCATCAG CTTCCGCAACTTTGACGTGGAGGAGTCCCACCAGTGCTCCCTGGACTGGCTCATGCTGggccccgcggccccgccccgccaGGAGGCCTTCCGGCTCTGCGGCTCTGCCATCCCGCCTGCCTTCATCTCTGCCCGGGACCATGTCTGGATCTTCTTCCACTCCGACACCTCCAGCTCTGGCCAGGCCCAGGGCTTCCGTCTCTCCTACATCCGAG GGAAGCTGGGCCAGGTGTCCTGCCAGGCTGACGAGTTCCGCTGTGACAACGGCAAGTGCCTGCCGGGCCCTTGGCAGTGCAACACCGTGGACGAGTGTGGCGACGGCTCGGATGAGGGCAACTGCTCGGCTCCCGCCTCGGAGCCGCCAGGCAGCCTGTGCCCCGGGGGCACCTTCCCCTGCAGCGGGGCGCGCTCCACGCGCTGCCTGCCCGCCGAGCGGCGCTGCGACGGCACTCAGGACTGCGGCGACGGCTCCGATGAGGCTGGCTGCCCCGACCTGGCCTGCGGCCGGCGGCTGGGCAGCTTCTACGGCTCCTTTGCTTCCCCAGACCTGTTCGGCGCGGCCCGCGGGCCCTCGGACCTTCACTGCACGTGGCTGGTGGACACGCAGGACCCGCGGCGCGTGCTGCTGCAGCTGGAGCTGCGGCTAGGCTACGACGACTACGTGCAGGTGTACGAGGGCCTGGGCGAGCGCGGGGACCGCCTGCTGCAGACGCTATCCTACCGCAGCAACCACCGGCCGGTGAGCCTGGAGGCCGCCCAGGGCCGCCTCACTGTGGCCTACCACGCCCGCGCCCGCAGCGCCGGCCACGGCTTCAATGCCACCTACCAAGTGAAGGGCTACTGCCTCCCGTGGGAGCAGCCGTGCGGGAGCAGCCGCGAGGGCGACGCGGAGGACCCAGGCGAGCAAGGCTGCTTCTCGGAGCCACAGCGCTGCGACGGCTGGTGGCACTGTGCCAGCGGCCGGGACGAGCAGGGCTGCCCCGCCTGCCCCCCGGACCAGTACCCCTGCGAGGGGGGCAGCGGCCTGTGCTACACACCCGCCGACCGCTGCAACAACCAGAAGAGCTGCCCCGACGGCGCGGACGAGAAGAACTGCTTCTCCTGCCAGCCAGGCACCTTCCACTGCGGCACCAACCTGTGCATCTTCGAGACGTGGCGCTGTGACGGCCAGGAGGACTGCCAGGACGGCAGCGACGAGCACGGCTGCCTGGCGGCCGTGCCCCGCAAGGTCATCACCGCCGCGCTCATCGGCAGCCTGGTCTGCGGGCTGCTGCTCGTCATCGCCCTGGGCTGTGCCTTCAAGCTCTACTCCCTGCGCACGCAGGAGTACAG GGCCTTTGAGACCCAGATGACACGCCTGGAGGCTGAGTTTGTGCGGCGGGAGGCACCCCCGTCATACGGGCAGCTCATCGCACAGGGCCTCATTCCACCCGTCGAGGACTTTCCCGTCTACAGTGCATCCCAG CCGCCGCCCCACCCTCCAGGCCTCGGTGCTACAGAACCTGCGCACGGCCATGCGGCGACAGATGCGCAGACACGCCTCCCGCCGCGGGCCCTCCCGCCGCCGCCTCGGCCGCCTCTGGAACCGGCTGTTTCACCGGCCACGGGCGCCGCGCGGGCAGATCCCGCTGCTGACGGCGGCGCGCACCTCCCAGACGGTGCTGGGTGA
- the LRP3 gene encoding low-density lipoprotein receptor-related protein 3 isoform X4, translating to MEKRAAAGPEGAPGARAQLAVVCLVNIVLTGRFSSAVPALAACSGQLERHTARRGVIYSPAWPLNYPPGTNCSWYIQGDRGDMITISFRNFDVEESHQCSLDWLMLGPAAPPRQEAFRLCGSAIPPAFISARDHVWIFFHSDTSSSGQAQGFRLSYIRGKLGQVSCQADEFRCDNGKCLPGPWQCNTVDECGDGSDEGNCSAPASEPPGSLCPGGTFPCSGARSTRCLPAERRCDGTQDCGDGSDEAGCPDLACGRRLGSFYGSFASPDLFGAARGPSDLHCTWLVDTQDPRRVLLQLELRLGYDDYVQVYEGLGERGDRLLQTLSYRSNHRPVSLEAAQGRLTVAYHARARSAGHGFNATYQVKGYCLPWEQPCGSSREGDAEDPGEQGCFSEPQRCDGWWHCASGRDEQGCPACPPDQYPCEGGSGLCYTPADRCNNQKSCPDGADEKNCFSCQPGTFHCGTNLCIFETWRCDGQEDCQDGSDEHGCLAAVPRKVITAALIGSLVCGLLLVIALGCAFKLYSLRTQEYRAFETQMTRLEAEFVRREAPPSYGQLIAQGLIPPVEDFPVYSASQPPPHPPGLGATEPAHGHAATDAQTRLPPRALPPPPRPPLEPAVSPATGAARADPAADGGAHLPDGAG from the exons ATGGAGAAGCGGGCAGCCGCGGGGCCGGAGGGGGCGCCGGGCGCCCGGGCGCAGCTCGCTGTCGTCTGCCTGG TGAACATTGTTCTCACCGGGCGGTTCAGCAGCGCCGTTCCTGCCTTAG CCGCCTGCAGCGGGCAGCTGGAGCGGCACACTGCACGCCGCGGCGTCATCTAcagcccagcctggcccctcAACTACCCGCCGGGCACCAACTGCAGCTGGTACATACAGGGCGACCGCGGGGACATGATCACCATCAG CTTCCGCAACTTTGACGTGGAGGAGTCCCACCAGTGCTCCCTGGACTGGCTCATGCTGggccccgcggccccgccccgccaGGAGGCCTTCCGGCTCTGCGGCTCTGCCATCCCGCCTGCCTTCATCTCTGCCCGGGACCATGTCTGGATCTTCTTCCACTCCGACACCTCCAGCTCTGGCCAGGCCCAGGGCTTCCGTCTCTCCTACATCCGAG GGAAGCTGGGCCAGGTGTCCTGCCAGGCTGACGAGTTCCGCTGTGACAACGGCAAGTGCCTGCCGGGCCCTTGGCAGTGCAACACCGTGGACGAGTGTGGCGACGGCTCGGATGAGGGCAACTGCTCGGCTCCCGCCTCGGAGCCGCCAGGCAGCCTGTGCCCCGGGGGCACCTTCCCCTGCAGCGGGGCGCGCTCCACGCGCTGCCTGCCCGCCGAGCGGCGCTGCGACGGCACTCAGGACTGCGGCGACGGCTCCGATGAGGCTGGCTGCCCCGACCTGGCCTGCGGCCGGCGGCTGGGCAGCTTCTACGGCTCCTTTGCTTCCCCAGACCTGTTCGGCGCGGCCCGCGGGCCCTCGGACCTTCACTGCACGTGGCTGGTGGACACGCAGGACCCGCGGCGCGTGCTGCTGCAGCTGGAGCTGCGGCTAGGCTACGACGACTACGTGCAGGTGTACGAGGGCCTGGGCGAGCGCGGGGACCGCCTGCTGCAGACGCTATCCTACCGCAGCAACCACCGGCCGGTGAGCCTGGAGGCCGCCCAGGGCCGCCTCACTGTGGCCTACCACGCCCGCGCCCGCAGCGCCGGCCACGGCTTCAATGCCACCTACCAAGTGAAGGGCTACTGCCTCCCGTGGGAGCAGCCGTGCGGGAGCAGCCGCGAGGGCGACGCGGAGGACCCAGGCGAGCAAGGCTGCTTCTCGGAGCCACAGCGCTGCGACGGCTGGTGGCACTGTGCCAGCGGCCGGGACGAGCAGGGCTGCCCCGCCTGCCCCCCGGACCAGTACCCCTGCGAGGGGGGCAGCGGCCTGTGCTACACACCCGCCGACCGCTGCAACAACCAGAAGAGCTGCCCCGACGGCGCGGACGAGAAGAACTGCTTCTCCTGCCAGCCAGGCACCTTCCACTGCGGCACCAACCTGTGCATCTTCGAGACGTGGCGCTGTGACGGCCAGGAGGACTGCCAGGACGGCAGCGACGAGCACGGCTGCCTGGCGGCCGTGCCCCGCAAGGTCATCACCGCCGCGCTCATCGGCAGCCTGGTCTGCGGGCTGCTGCTCGTCATCGCCCTGGGCTGTGCCTTCAAGCTCTACTCCCTGCGCACGCAGGAGTACAG GGCCTTTGAGACCCAGATGACACGCCTGGAGGCTGAGTTTGTGCGGCGGGAGGCACCCCCGTCATACGGGCAGCTCATCGCACAGGGCCTCATTCCACCCGTCGAGGACTTTCCCGTCTACAGTGCATCCCAG CCGCCGCCCCACCCTCCAGGCCTCGGTGCTACAGAACCTGCGCACGGCCATGCGGCGACAGATGCGCAGACACGCCTCCCGCCGCGGGCCCTCCCGCCGCCGCCTCGGCCGCCTCTGGAACCGGCTGTTTCACCGGCCACGGGCGCCGCGCGGGCAGATCCCGCTGCTGACGGCGGCGCGCACCTCCCAGACGGTGCTGGGTGA
- the LRP3 gene encoding low-density lipoprotein receptor-related protein 3 isoform X2 produces the protein MEKRAAAGPEGAPGARAQLAVVCLVNIVLTGRFSSAVPALAACSGQLERHTARRGVIYSPAWPLNYPPGTNCSWYIQGDRGDMITISFRNFDVEESHQCSLDWLMLGPAAPPRQEAFRLCGSAIPPAFISARDHVWIFFHSDTSSSGQAQGFRLSYIRGKLGQVSCQADEFRCDNGKCLPGPWQCNTVDECGDGSDEGNCSAPASEPPGSLCPGGTFPCSGARSTRCLPAERRCDGTQDCGDGSDEAGCPDLACGRRLGSFYGSFASPDLFGAARGPSDLHCTWLVDTQDPRRVLLQLELRLGYDDYVQVYEGLGERGDRLLQTLSYRSNHRPVSLEAAQGRLTVAYHARARSAGHGFNATYQVKGYCLPWEQPCGSSREGDAEDPGEQGCFSEPQRCDGWWHCASGRDEQGCPACPPDQYPCEGGSGLCYTPADRCNNQKSCPDGADEKNCFSCQPGTFHCGTNLCIFETWRCDGQEDCQDGSDEHGCLAAVPRKVITAALIGSLVCGLLLVIALGCAFKLYSLRTQEYRAFETQMTRLEAEFVRREAPPSYGQLIAQGLIPPVEDFPVYSASQASVLQNLRTAMRRQMRRHASRRGPSRRRLGRLWNRLFHRPRAPRGQIPLLTAARTSQTVLGDGLLQPAPGAARDPPAPLTDTSSPGAAGEGPPGAPSHALEVGPSVPPASGLRDPLESRPADKDRKAGRDPLVASPAPVDVPQESCSGQDPHPLALTAGSTLGPHPSEPLGVCRSPPPPCSPTLEASDDEALLVC, from the exons ATGGAGAAGCGGGCAGCCGCGGGGCCGGAGGGGGCGCCGGGCGCCCGGGCGCAGCTCGCTGTCGTCTGCCTGG TGAACATTGTTCTCACCGGGCGGTTCAGCAGCGCCGTTCCTGCCTTAG CCGCCTGCAGCGGGCAGCTGGAGCGGCACACTGCACGCCGCGGCGTCATCTAcagcccagcctggcccctcAACTACCCGCCGGGCACCAACTGCAGCTGGTACATACAGGGCGACCGCGGGGACATGATCACCATCAG CTTCCGCAACTTTGACGTGGAGGAGTCCCACCAGTGCTCCCTGGACTGGCTCATGCTGggccccgcggccccgccccgccaGGAGGCCTTCCGGCTCTGCGGCTCTGCCATCCCGCCTGCCTTCATCTCTGCCCGGGACCATGTCTGGATCTTCTTCCACTCCGACACCTCCAGCTCTGGCCAGGCCCAGGGCTTCCGTCTCTCCTACATCCGAG GGAAGCTGGGCCAGGTGTCCTGCCAGGCTGACGAGTTCCGCTGTGACAACGGCAAGTGCCTGCCGGGCCCTTGGCAGTGCAACACCGTGGACGAGTGTGGCGACGGCTCGGATGAGGGCAACTGCTCGGCTCCCGCCTCGGAGCCGCCAGGCAGCCTGTGCCCCGGGGGCACCTTCCCCTGCAGCGGGGCGCGCTCCACGCGCTGCCTGCCCGCCGAGCGGCGCTGCGACGGCACTCAGGACTGCGGCGACGGCTCCGATGAGGCTGGCTGCCCCGACCTGGCCTGCGGCCGGCGGCTGGGCAGCTTCTACGGCTCCTTTGCTTCCCCAGACCTGTTCGGCGCGGCCCGCGGGCCCTCGGACCTTCACTGCACGTGGCTGGTGGACACGCAGGACCCGCGGCGCGTGCTGCTGCAGCTGGAGCTGCGGCTAGGCTACGACGACTACGTGCAGGTGTACGAGGGCCTGGGCGAGCGCGGGGACCGCCTGCTGCAGACGCTATCCTACCGCAGCAACCACCGGCCGGTGAGCCTGGAGGCCGCCCAGGGCCGCCTCACTGTGGCCTACCACGCCCGCGCCCGCAGCGCCGGCCACGGCTTCAATGCCACCTACCAAGTGAAGGGCTACTGCCTCCCGTGGGAGCAGCCGTGCGGGAGCAGCCGCGAGGGCGACGCGGAGGACCCAGGCGAGCAAGGCTGCTTCTCGGAGCCACAGCGCTGCGACGGCTGGTGGCACTGTGCCAGCGGCCGGGACGAGCAGGGCTGCCCCGCCTGCCCCCCGGACCAGTACCCCTGCGAGGGGGGCAGCGGCCTGTGCTACACACCCGCCGACCGCTGCAACAACCAGAAGAGCTGCCCCGACGGCGCGGACGAGAAGAACTGCTTCTCCTGCCAGCCAGGCACCTTCCACTGCGGCACCAACCTGTGCATCTTCGAGACGTGGCGCTGTGACGGCCAGGAGGACTGCCAGGACGGCAGCGACGAGCACGGCTGCCTGGCGGCCGTGCCCCGCAAGGTCATCACCGCCGCGCTCATCGGCAGCCTGGTCTGCGGGCTGCTGCTCGTCATCGCCCTGGGCTGTGCCTTCAAGCTCTACTCCCTGCGCACGCAGGAGTACAG GGCCTTTGAGACCCAGATGACACGCCTGGAGGCTGAGTTTGTGCGGCGGGAGGCACCCCCGTCATACGGGCAGCTCATCGCACAGGGCCTCATTCCACCCGTCGAGGACTTTCCCGTCTACAGTGCATCCCAG GCCTCGGTGCTACAGAACCTGCGCACGGCCATGCGGCGACAGATGCGCAGACACGCCTCCCGCCGCGGGCCCTCCCGCCGCCGCCTCGGCCGCCTCTGGAACCGGCTGTTTCACCGGCCACGGGCGCCGCGCGGGCAGATCCCGCTGCTGACGGCGGCGCGCACCTCCCAGACGGTGCTGGGTGACGGGCTCCTCCAACCGGCACCGGGGGCTGCCCGGGACCCCCCGGCACCCCTCACGGACACAAGCAGCCCGGGGGCAGCAGGGGAGGGGCCCCCTGGCGCCCCCAGCCACGCCTTGGAGGTGGGACCTTCTGTGCCACCCGCCTCCGGCCTTCGGGACCCCTTGGAGTCCAGGCCGGCTGACAAGGACAGAAAGGCTGGCAGGGACCCTCTGGTGGCCAGCCCAGCCCCTGTGGACGTGCCTCAGGAGTCCTGCTCCGGCCAGGACCCTCACCCCCTGGCCCTCACTGCCGGTAGCACCCTCGGCCCCCACCCATCAGAGCCACTGGGTGTCTGCAGGAGCCCCCCGCCACCCTGCTCCCCAACGTTGGAGGCCAGTGACGATGAGGCCCTGCTGGTCTGCTGA